One stretch of Calonectris borealis chromosome 5, bCalBor7.hap1.2, whole genome shotgun sequence DNA includes these proteins:
- the CELF1 gene encoding CUGBP Elav-like family member 1 isoform X10: protein MAAFKLDFLPEMMVDHCSLNASPVSKKMNGTLDHPDQPDLDAIKMFVGQVPRSWCEKDLRELFEQYGAVYEINVLRDRSQNPPQSKGCCFVTFYTRKAALEAQNALHNMKILPGMHHPIQMKPADSEKSNVEDRKLFIGMISKKCNENDIRVMFSPFGQIEECRILRGPDGLSRGCAFVTFTTRAMAQTAIKAMHQAQTMEGCSSPIVVKFADTQKDKEQKRIAQQLQQQMQQISAASVWGNLAGLNTLGPQYLALYLQLLQQTAAASSGNLNTLSSLHPMGGLNAMQLQNLAALAAAASAAQNTPSGTAALTSSSSPLSVLTSSAGSSPSSSSSSSVNPMASLGALQTLAGATAGLNVSSLAGMAALNGGLGSGGLSNGTGSTMEALTQAYSGIQQYAAAALPTLYNQSLLTQQSIGAAGSQKEGPEGANLFIYHLPQEFGDQDLLQMFMPFGNVVSAKVFIDKQTNLSKCFGFVSYDNPVSAQAAIQSMNGFQIGMKRLKVQLKRSKNDSKPY, encoded by the exons ATGGCTGCGTTCAAGTTGGATTTCCTCCCAGAGATGATGGTGGACCATTGCTCCTTGAATGCTAGCCCTGT CTCAAAGAAAATGAATGGCACACTGGATCACCCAGACCAACCTGATCTAGATGCTATCAAGATGTTTGTGGGTCAGGTCCCACGGAGCTGGTGTGAGAAGGATCTAAGAGAACTTTTTGAACAGTATGGTGCTGTCTATGAAATCAATGTCTTGAGGGACAGGAGCCAAAACCCTCCTCAAAGCAAAG GGTgctgttttgttacattttataCCCGTAAAGCTGCACTAGAAGCACAGAATGCTCTTCACAACATGAAGATCCTCCCAGGG ATGCACCATCCTATCCAGATGAAACCAGCTGACAGTGAAAAGAGTAATG TAGAAGATAGGAAGTTGTTTATTGGAATGATATCCAAGAAGTGCAATGAAAATGATATCCGAGTGATGTTCTCCCCCTTTGGGCAGATTGAAGAATGCAGGATATTACGGGGCCCAGATGGCCTGAGCCGAG GTTGTGCGTTTGTGACTTTTACAACAAGAGCCATGGCACAAACAGCAATCAAAGCAATGCACCAAGCACAAACCATGGAG GGTTGCTCTTCTCCCATTGTGGTAAAATTTGCAGACACGCAGAAGGACAAAGAGCAGAAACGAATTGCTCAGCAACTCCAGCAACAAATGCAACAGATCAGTGCTGCCTCAGTATGGGGAAACCTGGCTGGTCTCAACACACTTGGACCCCAATACTTAGCA CTTTATTTGCAGCTCCTTCAGCAGACAGCAGCTGCGTCATCTGGGAACCTGAACACATTGAGCAGCCTCCACCCAATGGGAG GACTGAATGCGATGCAATTGCAGAACCTGGCTGCATTAGCAGCTGCAGCCAGTGCAGCTCAGAATACACCGAGTGGTACCGCTGCACTCACTTCCTCCAGCAGTCCCCTGAGTGTGCTCACCAGCTCAG CAGGTTCCTCACCTAGCTCCAGTAGCAGCTCCTCTGTTAATCCGATGGCTTCTCTTGGAGCATTGCAGACGCTGGCAGGGGCTACAGCAGGCCTCAACGTTAGCTCTTTAGCAG GAATGGCAGCCTTAAATGGAGGACTTGGCAGTGGTGGTCTCTCAAATGGGACAGGTAGCACAATGGAAGCCCTCACGCAGGCTTATTCTGGAATCCAGCAATATGCTGCTGCTGCATTGCCCACACTCTATAATCAGAGTCTCTTAACACAGCAGAGTATTGGTGCAGCAGGAAGTCAAAAAGAAG GTCCAGAGGGAGCCAATCTGTTTATCTACCATCTCCCCCAGGAGTTTGGGGATCAGGATCTGCTGCAGATGTTCATGCCATTTGGAAATGTCGTCTCTGCCAAGGTTTTCATTGACAAGCAGACCAATCTAAGCAAATGTTTTG gttttgtaaGTTACGACAATCCTGTCTCTGCACAGGCTGCCATTCAGTCAATGAACGGCTTTCAGATTGGCATGAAGCGTCTGAAAGTACAGCTCAAGCGCTCTAAGAATGACAGCAAGCCATACTGA
- the CELF1 gene encoding CUGBP Elav-like family member 1 isoform X9: MAAFKLDFLPEMMVDHCSLNASPVSKKMNGTLDHPDQPDLDAIKMFVGQVPRSWCEKDLRELFEQYGAVYEINVLRDRSQNPPQSKGCCFVTFYTRKAALEAQNALHNMKILPGMHHPIQMKPADSEKSNAVEDRKLFIGMISKKCNENDIRVMFSPFGQIEECRILRGPDGLSRGCAFVTFTTRAMAQTAIKAMHQAQTMEGCSSPIVVKFADTQKDKEQKRIAQQLQQQMQQISAASVWGNLAGLNTLGPQYLALYLQLLQQTAAASSGNLNTLSSLHPMGGLNAMQLQNLAALAAAASAAQNTPSGTAALTSSSSPLSVLTSSGSSPSSSSSSSVNPMASLGALQTLAGATAGLNVSSLAGMAALNGGLGSGGLSNGTGSTMEALTQAYSGIQQYAAAALPTLYNQSLLTQQSIGAAGSQKEGPEGANLFIYHLPQEFGDQDLLQMFMPFGNVVSAKVFIDKQTNLSKCFGFVSYDNPVSAQAAIQSMNGFQIGMKRLKVQLKRSKNDSKPY; encoded by the exons ATGGCTGCGTTCAAGTTGGATTTCCTCCCAGAGATGATGGTGGACCATTGCTCCTTGAATGCTAGCCCTGT CTCAAAGAAAATGAATGGCACACTGGATCACCCAGACCAACCTGATCTAGATGCTATCAAGATGTTTGTGGGTCAGGTCCCACGGAGCTGGTGTGAGAAGGATCTAAGAGAACTTTTTGAACAGTATGGTGCTGTCTATGAAATCAATGTCTTGAGGGACAGGAGCCAAAACCCTCCTCAAAGCAAAG GGTgctgttttgttacattttataCCCGTAAAGCTGCACTAGAAGCACAGAATGCTCTTCACAACATGAAGATCCTCCCAGGG ATGCACCATCCTATCCAGATGAAACCAGCTGACAGTGAAAAGAGTAATG CAGTAGAAGATAGGAAGTTGTTTATTGGAATGATATCCAAGAAGTGCAATGAAAATGATATCCGAGTGATGTTCTCCCCCTTTGGGCAGATTGAAGAATGCAGGATATTACGGGGCCCAGATGGCCTGAGCCGAG GTTGTGCGTTTGTGACTTTTACAACAAGAGCCATGGCACAAACAGCAATCAAAGCAATGCACCAAGCACAAACCATGGAG GGTTGCTCTTCTCCCATTGTGGTAAAATTTGCAGACACGCAGAAGGACAAAGAGCAGAAACGAATTGCTCAGCAACTCCAGCAACAAATGCAACAGATCAGTGCTGCCTCAGTATGGGGAAACCTGGCTGGTCTCAACACACTTGGACCCCAATACTTAGCA CTTTATTTGCAGCTCCTTCAGCAGACAGCAGCTGCGTCATCTGGGAACCTGAACACATTGAGCAGCCTCCACCCAATGGGAG GACTGAATGCGATGCAATTGCAGAACCTGGCTGCATTAGCAGCTGCAGCCAGTGCAGCTCAGAATACACCGAGTGGTACCGCTGCACTCACTTCCTCCAGCAGTCCCCTGAGTGTGCTCACCAGCTCAG GTTCCTCACCTAGCTCCAGTAGCAGCTCCTCTGTTAATCCGATGGCTTCTCTTGGAGCATTGCAGACGCTGGCAGGGGCTACAGCAGGCCTCAACGTTAGCTCTTTAGCAG GAATGGCAGCCTTAAATGGAGGACTTGGCAGTGGTGGTCTCTCAAATGGGACAGGTAGCACAATGGAAGCCCTCACGCAGGCTTATTCTGGAATCCAGCAATATGCTGCTGCTGCATTGCCCACACTCTATAATCAGAGTCTCTTAACACAGCAGAGTATTGGTGCAGCAGGAAGTCAAAAAGAAG GTCCAGAGGGAGCCAATCTGTTTATCTACCATCTCCCCCAGGAGTTTGGGGATCAGGATCTGCTGCAGATGTTCATGCCATTTGGAAATGTCGTCTCTGCCAAGGTTTTCATTGACAAGCAGACCAATCTAAGCAAATGTTTTG gttttgtaaGTTACGACAATCCTGTCTCTGCACAGGCTGCCATTCAGTCAATGAACGGCTTTCAGATTGGCATGAAGCGTCTGAAAGTACAGCTCAAGCGCTCTAAGAATGACAGCAAGCCATACTGA
- the CELF1 gene encoding CUGBP Elav-like family member 1 isoform X12, with amino-acid sequence MAAFKLDFLPEMMVDHCSLNASPVSKKMNGTLDHPDQPDLDAIKMFVGQVPRSWCEKDLRELFEQYGAVYEINVLRDRSQNPPQSKGCCFVTFYTRKAALEAQNALHNMKILPGMHHPIQMKPADSEKSNAVEDRKLFIGMISKKCNENDIRVMFSPFGQIEECRILRGPDGLSRGCAFVTFTTRAMAQTAIKAMHQAQTMEGCSSPIVVKFADTQKDKEQKRIAQQLQQQMQQISAASVWGNLAGLNTLGPQYLALLQQTAAASSGNLNTLSSLHPMGGLNAMQLQNLAALAAAASAAQNTPSGTAALTSSSSPLSVLTSSAGSSPSSSSSSSVNPMASLGALQTLAGATAGLNVSSLAGMAALNGGLGSGGLSNGTGSTMEALTQAYSGIQQYAAAALPTLYNQSLLTQQSIGAAGSQKEGPEGANLFIYHLPQEFGDQDLLQMFMPFGNVVSAKVFIDKQTNLSKCFGFVSYDNPVSAQAAIQSMNGFQIGMKRLKVQLKRSKNDSKPY; translated from the exons ATGGCTGCGTTCAAGTTGGATTTCCTCCCAGAGATGATGGTGGACCATTGCTCCTTGAATGCTAGCCCTGT CTCAAAGAAAATGAATGGCACACTGGATCACCCAGACCAACCTGATCTAGATGCTATCAAGATGTTTGTGGGTCAGGTCCCACGGAGCTGGTGTGAGAAGGATCTAAGAGAACTTTTTGAACAGTATGGTGCTGTCTATGAAATCAATGTCTTGAGGGACAGGAGCCAAAACCCTCCTCAAAGCAAAG GGTgctgttttgttacattttataCCCGTAAAGCTGCACTAGAAGCACAGAATGCTCTTCACAACATGAAGATCCTCCCAGGG ATGCACCATCCTATCCAGATGAAACCAGCTGACAGTGAAAAGAGTAATG CAGTAGAAGATAGGAAGTTGTTTATTGGAATGATATCCAAGAAGTGCAATGAAAATGATATCCGAGTGATGTTCTCCCCCTTTGGGCAGATTGAAGAATGCAGGATATTACGGGGCCCAGATGGCCTGAGCCGAG GTTGTGCGTTTGTGACTTTTACAACAAGAGCCATGGCACAAACAGCAATCAAAGCAATGCACCAAGCACAAACCATGGAG GGTTGCTCTTCTCCCATTGTGGTAAAATTTGCAGACACGCAGAAGGACAAAGAGCAGAAACGAATTGCTCAGCAACTCCAGCAACAAATGCAACAGATCAGTGCTGCCTCAGTATGGGGAAACCTGGCTGGTCTCAACACACTTGGACCCCAATACTTAGCA CTCCTTCAGCAGACAGCAGCTGCGTCATCTGGGAACCTGAACACATTGAGCAGCCTCCACCCAATGGGAG GACTGAATGCGATGCAATTGCAGAACCTGGCTGCATTAGCAGCTGCAGCCAGTGCAGCTCAGAATACACCGAGTGGTACCGCTGCACTCACTTCCTCCAGCAGTCCCCTGAGTGTGCTCACCAGCTCAG CAGGTTCCTCACCTAGCTCCAGTAGCAGCTCCTCTGTTAATCCGATGGCTTCTCTTGGAGCATTGCAGACGCTGGCAGGGGCTACAGCAGGCCTCAACGTTAGCTCTTTAGCAG GAATGGCAGCCTTAAATGGAGGACTTGGCAGTGGTGGTCTCTCAAATGGGACAGGTAGCACAATGGAAGCCCTCACGCAGGCTTATTCTGGAATCCAGCAATATGCTGCTGCTGCATTGCCCACACTCTATAATCAGAGTCTCTTAACACAGCAGAGTATTGGTGCAGCAGGAAGTCAAAAAGAAG GTCCAGAGGGAGCCAATCTGTTTATCTACCATCTCCCCCAGGAGTTTGGGGATCAGGATCTGCTGCAGATGTTCATGCCATTTGGAAATGTCGTCTCTGCCAAGGTTTTCATTGACAAGCAGACCAATCTAAGCAAATGTTTTG gttttgtaaGTTACGACAATCCTGTCTCTGCACAGGCTGCCATTCAGTCAATGAACGGCTTTCAGATTGGCATGAAGCGTCTGAAAGTACAGCTCAAGCGCTCTAAGAATGACAGCAAGCCATACTGA
- the CELF1 gene encoding CUGBP Elav-like family member 1 isoform X7: MAAFKLDFLPEMMVDHCSLNASPVSKKMNGTLDHPDQPDLDAIKMFVGQVPRSWCEKDLRELFEQYGAVYEINVLRDRSQNPPQSKGCCFVTFYTRKAALEAQNALHNMKILPGMHHPIQMKPADSEKSNAVEDRKLFIGMISKKCNENDIRVMFSPFGQIEECRILRGPDGLSRGCAFVTFTTRAMAQTAIKAMHQAQTMEGCSSPIVVKFADTQKDKEQKRIAQQLQQQMQQISAASVWGNLAGLNTLGPQYLALYLQLLQQTAAASSGNLNTLSSLHPMGGLNAMQLQNLAALAAAASAAQNTPSGTAALTSSSSPLSVLTSSAGSSPSSSSSSSVNPMASLGALQTLAGATAGLNVSSLAGMAALNGGLGSGGLSNGTGSTMEALTQAYSGIQQYAAAALPTLYNQSLLTQQSIGAAGSQKEGPEGANLFIYHLPQEFGDQDLLQMFMPFGNVVSAKVFIDKQTNLSKCFGFVSYDNPVSAQAAIQSMNGFQIGMKRLKVQLKRSKNDSKPY; the protein is encoded by the exons ATGGCTGCGTTCAAGTTGGATTTCCTCCCAGAGATGATGGTGGACCATTGCTCCTTGAATGCTAGCCCTGT CTCAAAGAAAATGAATGGCACACTGGATCACCCAGACCAACCTGATCTAGATGCTATCAAGATGTTTGTGGGTCAGGTCCCACGGAGCTGGTGTGAGAAGGATCTAAGAGAACTTTTTGAACAGTATGGTGCTGTCTATGAAATCAATGTCTTGAGGGACAGGAGCCAAAACCCTCCTCAAAGCAAAG GGTgctgttttgttacattttataCCCGTAAAGCTGCACTAGAAGCACAGAATGCTCTTCACAACATGAAGATCCTCCCAGGG ATGCACCATCCTATCCAGATGAAACCAGCTGACAGTGAAAAGAGTAATG CAGTAGAAGATAGGAAGTTGTTTATTGGAATGATATCCAAGAAGTGCAATGAAAATGATATCCGAGTGATGTTCTCCCCCTTTGGGCAGATTGAAGAATGCAGGATATTACGGGGCCCAGATGGCCTGAGCCGAG GTTGTGCGTTTGTGACTTTTACAACAAGAGCCATGGCACAAACAGCAATCAAAGCAATGCACCAAGCACAAACCATGGAG GGTTGCTCTTCTCCCATTGTGGTAAAATTTGCAGACACGCAGAAGGACAAAGAGCAGAAACGAATTGCTCAGCAACTCCAGCAACAAATGCAACAGATCAGTGCTGCCTCAGTATGGGGAAACCTGGCTGGTCTCAACACACTTGGACCCCAATACTTAGCA CTTTATTTGCAGCTCCTTCAGCAGACAGCAGCTGCGTCATCTGGGAACCTGAACACATTGAGCAGCCTCCACCCAATGGGAG GACTGAATGCGATGCAATTGCAGAACCTGGCTGCATTAGCAGCTGCAGCCAGTGCAGCTCAGAATACACCGAGTGGTACCGCTGCACTCACTTCCTCCAGCAGTCCCCTGAGTGTGCTCACCAGCTCAG CAGGTTCCTCACCTAGCTCCAGTAGCAGCTCCTCTGTTAATCCGATGGCTTCTCTTGGAGCATTGCAGACGCTGGCAGGGGCTACAGCAGGCCTCAACGTTAGCTCTTTAGCAG GAATGGCAGCCTTAAATGGAGGACTTGGCAGTGGTGGTCTCTCAAATGGGACAGGTAGCACAATGGAAGCCCTCACGCAGGCTTATTCTGGAATCCAGCAATATGCTGCTGCTGCATTGCCCACACTCTATAATCAGAGTCTCTTAACACAGCAGAGTATTGGTGCAGCAGGAAGTCAAAAAGAAG GTCCAGAGGGAGCCAATCTGTTTATCTACCATCTCCCCCAGGAGTTTGGGGATCAGGATCTGCTGCAGATGTTCATGCCATTTGGAAATGTCGTCTCTGCCAAGGTTTTCATTGACAAGCAGACCAATCTAAGCAAATGTTTTG gttttgtaaGTTACGACAATCCTGTCTCTGCACAGGCTGCCATTCAGTCAATGAACGGCTTTCAGATTGGCATGAAGCGTCTGAAAGTACAGCTCAAGCGCTCTAAGAATGACAGCAAGCCATACTGA
- the CELF1 gene encoding CUGBP Elav-like family member 1 isoform X16 gives MNGTLDHPDQPDLDAIKMFVGQVPRSWCEKDLRELFEQYGAVYEINVLRDRSQNPPQSKGCCFVTFYTRKAALEAQNALHNMKILPGMHHPIQMKPADSEKSNAVEDRKLFIGMISKKCNENDIRVMFSPFGQIEECRILRGPDGLSRGCAFVTFTTRAMAQTAIKAMHQAQTMEGCSSPIVVKFADTQKDKEQKRIAQQLQQQMQQISAASVWGNLAGLNTLGPQYLALYLQLLQQTAAASSGNLNTLSSLHPMGGLNAMQLQNLAALAAAASAAQNTPSGTAALTSSSSPLSVLTSSAGSSPSSSSSSSVNPMASLGALQTLAGATAGLNVSSLAGMAALNGGLGSGGLSNGTGSTMEALTQAYSGIQQYAAAALPTLYNQSLLTQQSIGAAGSQKEGPEGANLFIYHLPQEFGDQDLLQMFMPFGNVVSAKVFIDKQTNLSKCFGFVSYDNPVSAQAAIQSMNGFQIGMKRLKVQLKRSKNDSKPY, from the exons ATGAATGGCACACTGGATCACCCAGACCAACCTGATCTAGATGCTATCAAGATGTTTGTGGGTCAGGTCCCACGGAGCTGGTGTGAGAAGGATCTAAGAGAACTTTTTGAACAGTATGGTGCTGTCTATGAAATCAATGTCTTGAGGGACAGGAGCCAAAACCCTCCTCAAAGCAAAG GGTgctgttttgttacattttataCCCGTAAAGCTGCACTAGAAGCACAGAATGCTCTTCACAACATGAAGATCCTCCCAGGG ATGCACCATCCTATCCAGATGAAACCAGCTGACAGTGAAAAGAGTAATG CAGTAGAAGATAGGAAGTTGTTTATTGGAATGATATCCAAGAAGTGCAATGAAAATGATATCCGAGTGATGTTCTCCCCCTTTGGGCAGATTGAAGAATGCAGGATATTACGGGGCCCAGATGGCCTGAGCCGAG GTTGTGCGTTTGTGACTTTTACAACAAGAGCCATGGCACAAACAGCAATCAAAGCAATGCACCAAGCACAAACCATGGAG GGTTGCTCTTCTCCCATTGTGGTAAAATTTGCAGACACGCAGAAGGACAAAGAGCAGAAACGAATTGCTCAGCAACTCCAGCAACAAATGCAACAGATCAGTGCTGCCTCAGTATGGGGAAACCTGGCTGGTCTCAACACACTTGGACCCCAATACTTAGCA CTTTATTTGCAGCTCCTTCAGCAGACAGCAGCTGCGTCATCTGGGAACCTGAACACATTGAGCAGCCTCCACCCAATGGGAG GACTGAATGCGATGCAATTGCAGAACCTGGCTGCATTAGCAGCTGCAGCCAGTGCAGCTCAGAATACACCGAGTGGTACCGCTGCACTCACTTCCTCCAGCAGTCCCCTGAGTGTGCTCACCAGCTCAG CAGGTTCCTCACCTAGCTCCAGTAGCAGCTCCTCTGTTAATCCGATGGCTTCTCTTGGAGCATTGCAGACGCTGGCAGGGGCTACAGCAGGCCTCAACGTTAGCTCTTTAGCAG GAATGGCAGCCTTAAATGGAGGACTTGGCAGTGGTGGTCTCTCAAATGGGACAGGTAGCACAATGGAAGCCCTCACGCAGGCTTATTCTGGAATCCAGCAATATGCTGCTGCTGCATTGCCCACACTCTATAATCAGAGTCTCTTAACACAGCAGAGTATTGGTGCAGCAGGAAGTCAAAAAGAAG GTCCAGAGGGAGCCAATCTGTTTATCTACCATCTCCCCCAGGAGTTTGGGGATCAGGATCTGCTGCAGATGTTCATGCCATTTGGAAATGTCGTCTCTGCCAAGGTTTTCATTGACAAGCAGACCAATCTAAGCAAATGTTTTG gttttgtaaGTTACGACAATCCTGTCTCTGCACAGGCTGCCATTCAGTCAATGAACGGCTTTCAGATTGGCATGAAGCGTCTGAAAGTACAGCTCAAGCGCTCTAAGAATGACAGCAAGCCATACTGA
- the CELF1 gene encoding CUGBP Elav-like family member 1 isoform X11: protein MAAFKLDFLPEMMVDHCSLNASPVSKKMNGTLDHPDQPDLDAIKMFVGQVPRSWCEKDLRELFEQYGAVYEINVLRDRSQNPPQSKGCCFVTFYTRKAALEAQNALHNMKILPGMHHPIQMKPADSEKSNVEDRKLFIGMISKKCNENDIRVMFSPFGQIEECRILRGPDGLSRGCAFVTFTTRAMAQTAIKAMHQAQTMEGCSSPIVVKFADTQKDKEQKRIAQQLQQQMQQISAASVWGNLAGLNTLGPQYLALYLQLLQQTAAASSGNLNTLSSLHPMGGLNAMQLQNLAALAAAASAAQNTPSGTAALTSSSSPLSVLTSSGSSPSSSSSSSVNPMASLGALQTLAGATAGLNVSSLAGMAALNGGLGSGGLSNGTGSTMEALTQAYSGIQQYAAAALPTLYNQSLLTQQSIGAAGSQKEGPEGANLFIYHLPQEFGDQDLLQMFMPFGNVVSAKVFIDKQTNLSKCFGFVSYDNPVSAQAAIQSMNGFQIGMKRLKVQLKRSKNDSKPY from the exons ATGGCTGCGTTCAAGTTGGATTTCCTCCCAGAGATGATGGTGGACCATTGCTCCTTGAATGCTAGCCCTGT CTCAAAGAAAATGAATGGCACACTGGATCACCCAGACCAACCTGATCTAGATGCTATCAAGATGTTTGTGGGTCAGGTCCCACGGAGCTGGTGTGAGAAGGATCTAAGAGAACTTTTTGAACAGTATGGTGCTGTCTATGAAATCAATGTCTTGAGGGACAGGAGCCAAAACCCTCCTCAAAGCAAAG GGTgctgttttgttacattttataCCCGTAAAGCTGCACTAGAAGCACAGAATGCTCTTCACAACATGAAGATCCTCCCAGGG ATGCACCATCCTATCCAGATGAAACCAGCTGACAGTGAAAAGAGTAATG TAGAAGATAGGAAGTTGTTTATTGGAATGATATCCAAGAAGTGCAATGAAAATGATATCCGAGTGATGTTCTCCCCCTTTGGGCAGATTGAAGAATGCAGGATATTACGGGGCCCAGATGGCCTGAGCCGAG GTTGTGCGTTTGTGACTTTTACAACAAGAGCCATGGCACAAACAGCAATCAAAGCAATGCACCAAGCACAAACCATGGAG GGTTGCTCTTCTCCCATTGTGGTAAAATTTGCAGACACGCAGAAGGACAAAGAGCAGAAACGAATTGCTCAGCAACTCCAGCAACAAATGCAACAGATCAGTGCTGCCTCAGTATGGGGAAACCTGGCTGGTCTCAACACACTTGGACCCCAATACTTAGCA CTTTATTTGCAGCTCCTTCAGCAGACAGCAGCTGCGTCATCTGGGAACCTGAACACATTGAGCAGCCTCCACCCAATGGGAG GACTGAATGCGATGCAATTGCAGAACCTGGCTGCATTAGCAGCTGCAGCCAGTGCAGCTCAGAATACACCGAGTGGTACCGCTGCACTCACTTCCTCCAGCAGTCCCCTGAGTGTGCTCACCAGCTCAG GTTCCTCACCTAGCTCCAGTAGCAGCTCCTCTGTTAATCCGATGGCTTCTCTTGGAGCATTGCAGACGCTGGCAGGGGCTACAGCAGGCCTCAACGTTAGCTCTTTAGCAG GAATGGCAGCCTTAAATGGAGGACTTGGCAGTGGTGGTCTCTCAAATGGGACAGGTAGCACAATGGAAGCCCTCACGCAGGCTTATTCTGGAATCCAGCAATATGCTGCTGCTGCATTGCCCACACTCTATAATCAGAGTCTCTTAACACAGCAGAGTATTGGTGCAGCAGGAAGTCAAAAAGAAG GTCCAGAGGGAGCCAATCTGTTTATCTACCATCTCCCCCAGGAGTTTGGGGATCAGGATCTGCTGCAGATGTTCATGCCATTTGGAAATGTCGTCTCTGCCAAGGTTTTCATTGACAAGCAGACCAATCTAAGCAAATGTTTTG gttttgtaaGTTACGACAATCCTGTCTCTGCACAGGCTGCCATTCAGTCAATGAACGGCTTTCAGATTGGCATGAAGCGTCTGAAAGTACAGCTCAAGCGCTCTAAGAATGACAGCAAGCCATACTGA
- the CELF1 gene encoding CUGBP Elav-like family member 1 isoform X14, protein MAAFKLDFLPEMMVDHCSLNASPVSKKMNGTLDHPDQPDLDAIKMFVGQVPRSWCEKDLRELFEQYGAVYEINVLRDRSQNPPQSKGCCFVTFYTRKAALEAQNALHNMKILPGMHHPIQMKPADSEKSNVEDRKLFIGMISKKCNENDIRVMFSPFGQIEECRILRGPDGLSRGCAFVTFTTRAMAQTAIKAMHQAQTMEGCSSPIVVKFADTQKDKEQKRIAQQLQQQMQQISAASVWGNLAGLNTLGPQYLALLQQTAAASSGNLNTLSSLHPMGGLNAMQLQNLAALAAAASAAQNTPSGTAALTSSSSPLSVLTSSAGSSPSSSSSSSVNPMASLGALQTLAGATAGLNVSSLAGMAALNGGLGSGGLSNGTGSTMEALTQAYSGIQQYAAAALPTLYNQSLLTQQSIGAAGSQKEGPEGANLFIYHLPQEFGDQDLLQMFMPFGNVVSAKVFIDKQTNLSKCFGFVSYDNPVSAQAAIQSMNGFQIGMKRLKVQLKRSKNDSKPY, encoded by the exons ATGGCTGCGTTCAAGTTGGATTTCCTCCCAGAGATGATGGTGGACCATTGCTCCTTGAATGCTAGCCCTGT CTCAAAGAAAATGAATGGCACACTGGATCACCCAGACCAACCTGATCTAGATGCTATCAAGATGTTTGTGGGTCAGGTCCCACGGAGCTGGTGTGAGAAGGATCTAAGAGAACTTTTTGAACAGTATGGTGCTGTCTATGAAATCAATGTCTTGAGGGACAGGAGCCAAAACCCTCCTCAAAGCAAAG GGTgctgttttgttacattttataCCCGTAAAGCTGCACTAGAAGCACAGAATGCTCTTCACAACATGAAGATCCTCCCAGGG ATGCACCATCCTATCCAGATGAAACCAGCTGACAGTGAAAAGAGTAATG TAGAAGATAGGAAGTTGTTTATTGGAATGATATCCAAGAAGTGCAATGAAAATGATATCCGAGTGATGTTCTCCCCCTTTGGGCAGATTGAAGAATGCAGGATATTACGGGGCCCAGATGGCCTGAGCCGAG GTTGTGCGTTTGTGACTTTTACAACAAGAGCCATGGCACAAACAGCAATCAAAGCAATGCACCAAGCACAAACCATGGAG GGTTGCTCTTCTCCCATTGTGGTAAAATTTGCAGACACGCAGAAGGACAAAGAGCAGAAACGAATTGCTCAGCAACTCCAGCAACAAATGCAACAGATCAGTGCTGCCTCAGTATGGGGAAACCTGGCTGGTCTCAACACACTTGGACCCCAATACTTAGCA CTCCTTCAGCAGACAGCAGCTGCGTCATCTGGGAACCTGAACACATTGAGCAGCCTCCACCCAATGGGAG GACTGAATGCGATGCAATTGCAGAACCTGGCTGCATTAGCAGCTGCAGCCAGTGCAGCTCAGAATACACCGAGTGGTACCGCTGCACTCACTTCCTCCAGCAGTCCCCTGAGTGTGCTCACCAGCTCAG CAGGTTCCTCACCTAGCTCCAGTAGCAGCTCCTCTGTTAATCCGATGGCTTCTCTTGGAGCATTGCAGACGCTGGCAGGGGCTACAGCAGGCCTCAACGTTAGCTCTTTAGCAG GAATGGCAGCCTTAAATGGAGGACTTGGCAGTGGTGGTCTCTCAAATGGGACAGGTAGCACAATGGAAGCCCTCACGCAGGCTTATTCTGGAATCCAGCAATATGCTGCTGCTGCATTGCCCACACTCTATAATCAGAGTCTCTTAACACAGCAGAGTATTGGTGCAGCAGGAAGTCAAAAAGAAG GTCCAGAGGGAGCCAATCTGTTTATCTACCATCTCCCCCAGGAGTTTGGGGATCAGGATCTGCTGCAGATGTTCATGCCATTTGGAAATGTCGTCTCTGCCAAGGTTTTCATTGACAAGCAGACCAATCTAAGCAAATGTTTTG gttttgtaaGTTACGACAATCCTGTCTCTGCACAGGCTGCCATTCAGTCAATGAACGGCTTTCAGATTGGCATGAAGCGTCTGAAAGTACAGCTCAAGCGCTCTAAGAATGACAGCAAGCCATACTGA